TTCGGGCGACCGTTCGCGGCAGCATCAAGCGGGTGCGGGCGGCGATCGGCGAGCGGGATGCGGAGGGGGCGAATGCGGCTCTGGCCCTGGCTGCGAGGCATATCGATCGGGCGGTCTCCAAGGGGGTGTACCACCGCAAGACCGGCT
The window above is part of the Pseudomonadota bacterium genome. Proteins encoded here:
- the rpsT gene encoding 30S ribosomal protein S20; translation: MANHRSAKKRIRQTLKRTLRNKHIRATVRGSIKRVRAAIGERDAEGANAALALAARHIDRAVSKGVYHRKTGSRYISRLSGQVARLS